The nucleotide window ttaaaataatacccTCCACTGATGTTACTTTTACCCCCTGAAAAACTCCAGAGGAGTGTTAACAAAAGATTTAAACTACTGTGCAAAATTTCTTCACGAAAAGTGTTTAAAGGCTGGTGCAAAATGGGAAGCAAATTCTAAACAATTTTGGCTTCTTGGAAACAAAAACCGCTGTGTCTGAGAGGAATAGTCGTCAGTGATTCTCCAGGAAGAGCCAGCCTTCATCTTTTCCGGCGACAGGTGCGCTTGTGCTCCGCGTGCCAGTGCTCCTGCTGACACTTGATGGAGCAGTACGATGTGTTCCAGCAGCAGTGGTACATGGCCTCCTCCTCACAGTTGTAGCACTGCAGCAAGAAACCGTGACCAGCAGGTAAACGAAACTGGGTACAACTACAGACTTTAAAACTGTGCTTTCaaagatctttctgactcaagtGTAAACTAGGATCACCAAGAACATCAACACGGTTTCTGTCCTGAGCAGGACAGTAGGGAAACAATGGGATGACTGAGGCTCAGCACGCAGTCATTATCAGCAAACTCAAAGCTTACTCGGCACATCAACTTCTTCCATCTGTACTAGGTCAttaacagcagcagcacacaagcataatttctcttttcctaaaaAGGTCCAAAGGTTCTGAAAAGATGACGGAGCAGCAGCACAAGGACTCCCCTCCATCCTCCCCACACAGCAGCTCTGCTGCACAATCTAAAGGGACTGTTCTGGAACTCTGAGGTCTGGGGAAGGGTGGAACAGTAAGTTATGGTCACTCTGGCTATTCTGGCTCTCAGCACTGAAACAGCTACCTCTTGCCCATCGACAGCCCCAGATGGCTGTGTGTGGAGCCCCCTGGCAGGTGTCCTGCAGACTGCTGCTTCTGGTCACAGATGGGCGGCCACTGTATTAACAGTTGCACCCCTCCCCAACCAAAAACAAGTCCTCCCTCTGAAGTGACTTCCCTTTTGCAAGCCACTCAAAATCAATTGCACATATGTGGGAATTAGGAAGTCAATGTGCAAACCCAAGGAGAGGCTTAGAAAAGACCTAAGAAGAGATTTAATTTACACCTCAGTCTGATCCTGGGAATAGACAGCCATAACAATCaaagaaacaacaacagcaaactaTGATAAAGGGGAGAAAATGAGTTCCAGTTACCATGTTATTAGACTCAAATGTTTAGtgttcaacaacaaaaaacatcacAAGGCATACAAAGAAGCAGGAAGTATGACcattcaaaggaaaaagaatcaaTCAACAAACTGTCCATGTAAAAAACCTACTGGCAGATATACTAGACACAGACTTTAAAACACCTATTAAAGAAGtgcaaagaactaaaggaagacatggagaaagtcaagaaaatgaTGTATGAGCAAACTGAAAACATCAATAAAAAGATTCTGATGGAAACCAAAAAGCAGACTTGCGGCTGAGAAGTCCattaactgaagtgaaaaatgaCTGGAGGGATTCAAAGGCAGATGTGAGCTGAAGACGACAGGTCAGTGGAAATGAGCAAGACTGGGGAGAAGACTGGAGAGCAGACAGCCTAAGAAGACCCTCAGGGCACCGTCCTTGTGAACTGTCAGTTCTTACGTTAGAGACCAGTGAGATATTACTTTTATAAAGCAATCAATTTCTTTACTAGAAGCTAATGTATGTTAAGTGCAGTAAAATCTGAAAATCCTTAGTTTGCTATTATGATACTTACATTTACAATTTTATAAGTTAATATCACCTATCAGGGCCAGCCcacttatcaaaataaaatacctgCATAGATGGAAAActtgtataaattatatatattatgtccCAAAGTATCATAATCTCAATGTAACAAAATAATTTTGAGCAAATACTGAGAAATGTGGGATCTGGAGTTAAAATACAGTTTAAGTTAATTAAAGTTGACAGTTTCACATTAGACTGTATTTCAGGATTTTTACATATGCCATATAGATCTTTCTGAATTAATTTTCATCATAcctatggtatttttttttcataaatcagATTCTAAGAAAATAGTGGTATTTACCCACTGCTTCTTCTTGGTCTGAGAAATTAGTTGTTTGTGCTGTGTTGCTAGCTTCTTGATTTCCTCTACAAATTCTTCTTTACACTTTTCCTTTACTTGCTTACATTTTCTGTCCATCTCACCCTGCATATTGGCTACAGCTTTATTTACAgcttgtcttttttcttcttccatttcagAACGCAGCTGAGATGAAAAAAAAGTTAACCCAGAGTATGTCAGCTCATAATTTACACAAACCATTAAGCAAAACCTTAATACATAGTTTCTACTTAAGTGATGTACCTGTTCCCTTTATTTCATTAAGGGCTATAAAATATTTAGGTGAGAAAAGTAcctgttatttaaaatattataaaaagatgttttattcCTTGTTTTAAAGAGCTGCTACCTGGTTGATGCCTAAGCGACGTAAAGCCACAACAGGAAGACTAGTCACCTAACCCGCCCGTGTGTCTGAGGCAGCGCTGGCACTGAGGGCTGTGTTACCTTTTCTAGAGCTTCTCGAACAACTCTTTCAGTTTCTCGTTTGTGATCAGACTTCATTCGGTCTTTAAAGTCATTGAAAATTTTGGTGTACTTGTCATGGCACATGCTTTGACACACTCCATCACTGGTGGTCTGGGTGCTTCGATGCAGCATTCTTGGGGAAGAGGCACTTAACTTCTTGGTCTGAGTTGACACAGAAACTTTTTCGATTGGCTGAGGCATCGTGGGGATTTCCTGGCTGGAACTTACAGCTTCCGTTTCAGGCTCTGGTTCCTAAAGGATAAGGAAAGTGCCAGAGGATTTACTAGTTCAAGAGCAAGCTCTATCTGAAAAAAAACAGAGTGATACAAACAGCCATACAACTGCTGTTCAAACAATCatgtaagaaaatggaaaattcttttgtgtatttgatcacaattcaaaataaaaaaaaattaaaacatatgcaATTTATAGGTACAATCATTCTACAGGAACTTCATTTACAATTCCATTAAATACTAATATTAAGGTGTTTCCTTTCAAAGAAGGAAACTAAACAAAAAGTTTACTGTGTAAGATCATTAGAATTTATCGTTACTTCTTTGGATGAGATTCATAAACAAATACCCTATGTGGTGGTACTGTGCCCTGGTTTTAAAATGTACCTGGATTACAGAATTGTAAAAGCCTGAACTTAGCCACAgtttctttcagttttcaaatgCTGGTCTCATTGATCTGCTGGATAAACACTAAAAATTGTTTATTAGTGCCATGAGAAAACATCAGTGTTCCCAGACCGTGCAGCAAAGGACTGTCCCACTTCGCCAGACGTGGTCAGTGCTGCTTAACTGGATACTCCCGTGTGTTACCCTAGTGACAGGGCAGCGGGCAGTCTGGGTCCAACCTGGTTGCTATCTGATGGCAATCCTTTTTGCAAGTTACCTGTCAGGAGCACTGCCTGGATCACAACTGTGAAAGTATTTCCTGTTTCACTTGTCACCGGGACACTGCAAGGTGGGCAACTTACTTCTTTTTTGGGTTCCACACTTTGATTACGTCGTCCTTTCTTTGCTCTTGGTTCTTGAGTGACCTTTAGCTGTGGACATCATCAAAGTAACAGCACGTTATTCCTGACACCACAAAACATTTCTCTGCTGGAACTAGCCATGGACCCACAGGGGAGAGGTGGGCACCTGCTGTGTCCCTCTCACATTAACTCTTTCAAGACCACATGGTTGGCACTCACTGAATGATTCCTCTGGGCGGAGGGCTTGAAAGAGCTAATGTGCTGGTCGAATCCGGATCAGTAGTGGTAGCTTCTGTGAACTAGGactgtttctggtttgttttgaGGAGCACTTGACAAATGTTGTGTGAAGGAAGAAGTCACCACCTGCTCATTCCATGCCAGTGCGTCCTGGCACCCGCACCTCCGGAGCACAACTGACAGGTTCTCACTGGCGCCCTCACCTGCTCGTTGCTGGTGGAGGAGATGCTggactctgcctcctcctcccctcgGTCCTCATTCTTGGACTTCCAAAACCTCCCTTCGCGGAGGAAGCGCTGGTGCAGCTCCAGTTCGTCGCAGGCCTTCTTCCAGCCCATACTGCGCTTAACATGCAGCCGGTGAACGTTGACTGTGATGTCCTGGATGTTCTCAGAAGGAATCCAGGCCCTGTGAACAACATTGAAAAGGGACAGTTAGAAGTTTCCCAAATGGCAGAAACTCTGTGCATTGTAAAGCACAGTTTGTGACTTGAATAAAAACTTTTACCAAGTAGAAAAAAGGTGAATTGACTTGTTTTTCACAGTCATCAGAGTAAAGTCCTCAGGGTGAGAATGACTTATAAGCCTTTTTTAAAGTGTTCAATATCTCATTGTTTTGAATACTATAAATTACTCAAAATCTAGCTACTTGCATGTTAGaattatagaaagtgaaagtcgctcagtcgtttccgactctttgcaactccatggactatacagttcatggaattctccagtccagaatactggagtgggtagcctttcccttctcaggggatcttcccaacccaggtctcctgcattgcaggcggattcttcaccagctgagccacaagggaagcccaagaatactggagtgggtagcctatcccttctccagcagatcttcccaacccaggaatcgaactggggtctcctgcattgcaggcggattctttaccagctgagctaccagggaagctatagaGTCATTTGCAAATGCCCAGAAATGTTCATGAGACAGTTACatataaaatgaggtcattacaTCCCTATTCATTAGATGGACCATGACTAACAAGTGGGAAAGTGTATACCATTCTGCAACCAAGCACTCAATTGTGAGCCCACAGTTGATCTACAACTACATTTGGTTCTATCAGGAAGAAAGCTAGAATAGAAACTGAAGAAAGCTTTCCTGGGTACTAATCACTTACTGGCCCTAGTCTCCCACTGCATCCACTCACCTGGGGCTGACTATGGGCCAGTGAAAGCACCACAGAGTGTACAGTCCTAGGACTGTTCCTGCCTCATCTGACGGCTCACGGAGATGCTGCCCAGATGGGCTTAAGGTAAGCTATTAACTAGCAGCTGGAACGCAGCGAGGGTCCTAACGGTTAGCTTTCCTGGTAACTACGCTAGTGCTCCTACGTGCACTGCCACTGCCCTGAACTGAGGAACGAGGAGGAACAATGCAGCACACGCAGTCTAGGTGACTCTGGACACGAAGAGAGAAGGGTGTCACCAGTGAGGACATGCGGTGGGATACAGCACTAGGAATAAACCAGGATTTACTGTTTCCAGTCTTACTATGGAGTTAAAGAAATACTAGACCTAAAACTGTTCTGAAGGCATCAGAGAATCCTGGCATATATGCCTAACGTTATAAACGTAGACTTCTAACTTGCTTGTATAAACTAAGCTATTTGCTTTAGAATTTAAAACCACATTTTTAATATACAGTAATCCATATGGTTACATGCTAATGACAGCTGAAATTGTTAAatttgaacttatttataaatattacattAACAGTGTCATCTGACAGTGCTATATTAGAAACCAAAGTAAACTACACTTGAGGAGAAGTGCAAATACAATTCTGCTTGTGGAAGAGTTCCTTGCCATTAAATCCTGTATTCTTATTTACTCTTTcagtcagcaaacatttactgggCAATCAAAAACtgtttaaacactttttaaaagcagTATGTTTTTGAGGATTTCCATCATAAGCAGTGCTGACTACCTGGAATGAACTTGTGACCTAGGAGAGAATTTTATCCTGTTAAATTATGTATCCCTTGGAtttaataaaactgaatgaaGAGTCTTAATGTGAGACCTTATTAAGTCTCAATGCAATTCATACAACATACCTATTCTCTCAATCATCTCCATTACTATAATCAGGTTTCAAGTTTGAGACATGCAGTCTGATCTACACTATAAAACGGAAACAGAACACACCCCACAatttaaagtttaataaaaagagagaaaattggaTCTGGCTATACCTACACATCTGTCAATCTGAATTCAGAATTCTCTGAGTCTGTGCACAATAAGATGGGCCTGCGATCTGACGGGATGTGCCCCTTCTTTCTTGCCTGTGCCATCCACCCTCCAACCACAGGCAGCACGGAGAGTCAGACATGCGTGCCCTGCAGACCTGCTCACCAGGACAAAGCATCACAACCTGCTCTGTGCTCGGGAGGCAGCAGCAGGCTCTGGTTTGAGCATATGGAGGGACAGTCCATAATCACGTGTCTACCTTTTCTTTCCCCACTAGGTGCAGAGATAAGAGGAACTAGCTAGAGaatatttactgtatttattCATGGTGATCTCTGCATAACAATTCTTCACTTTTCTAAATTAACTGTTAATGAAATTCAAAACACTAGGTCAAAGTTCTTCCCTCATATCCATTCTTAGATCGCAAGACCCACACTCTCCTATACTCCCGAGTTGATTATTTTTGTCTGTGACTCTGACAGAACCTTGAAAAGTTGGTTGAAACTTCCACAAGGACAATACAATTCTGTGAAATGGACCATGCTGAGAAGCTCTCCACTTAATTCCCACCACTGACACCCTTCTGAGTTCACCCTTCTAAATTCTGCCACTGAAACTGTCCCATTAAGGTGCCCAGTCAAGTTACAtgctggtttgttttttaatttaaaatacacttCACATTGTTCCTGATGGCAAAGCACCCAGAGCACCGTTAACTGCAGGCCTGGGTCCACCTCAGGGCTCCTAAAGGCCCAGGGGTGATGGTGGCTCATGGGTCATGATATTACCTCTGGTGATGGTGACCGAAGAAGCGGACATCAACCTGATTGTCCTCTTTCTGCATGACTTTGGCCGGCCAGAATCCAAAACCTTTCATTTTAGCCCAAACCAGCTCATGATTAGGTAtctggaaataaaatgttttatcttgTCATATTACTTGTAAAGTATTATATACAAGTATATCATTAATACTGACCTACTTAAGTATAATATTTGCAATACTTCTTTTATAAGTCCTAAACGCACAGAATGTGCTTTCCCACCCCAGGACTGGTTGATTTTTGCCtccaagaaaaacaccaaaaaattaaaatttccataAGCAATGTGGAGTGAAAAGAATCTCCTGACAGCCCATGGAACTCTGGAAGGAAACCAAGACCCATGTGAGTAACAAGGGCAAACGGAACACCCTAACTTTGCTTCATGAAATACAGTCCAACCCTGGGAGCTTGTAAGAAATGGGAGATTTTCAGGCCCTCCTCCCAACCTACGAAGTCAGAGATACAAATTTTAATGAGACCATCAAGTGACTGAAGAGCACAGTAATGTCTCAGAAAGTGGGAGCTTTCAGGCAGGCTCTTATGCCCTTGTCGGGGGGGAGAGGAGAAACCTTTGGCACTAACATGTCATTCTAGGGGAAATCACACAGCTATATATAAAGACTTAGATTTCTTGTgagataatgaaaaatttttatttattaagggATTCGATGTTTATTCCTATTCTTAAAGTTCTCATTTTAAAGTAAGAAATGGATACTGACCCCAAGttgtttttttcctatgtttcaGTTTTCTATACTCATTAAAACCATGATATGAAGAGAAATATTTAGAAGGATTATAATCTTAAAGCAAATTGGAATAAACTTCCTTAGAGCAGTACATCAGAGACACtgaagaggttaaaaaaagaaaagaaaatctcaaaatttCACATACACAAGGATAGCAGAACCAATTGTCAGGACGAGCATTTGATAAATAGAAGCAATTCTTACAAAGCTGTAGTTCATCcagctgaaaaagaaaagtaactatTTAGCCTACATAAAatatatgcatgcacacaacTAGCCAGATGCCTGTGAATCAGCATTCTCTTTCATGTTTATAGTCTGCAATTGTGTTCTTTAAGCTTCACATTTGAATTCTCCAATGCCACTTTCTTGTCTGAACCTCCCAAGAGGGCCCTGAGTACACTCGGAATAGAAGACTGATTCCTCAGGGTGCACTGCATCTGCCCTTGGCTCCCCAGCCTCACTGATACCTTCCAGTTCAACACACAGATGAAAGGCTATTTCCCCAGAAATGTCTTCTTGATATGCCCACAGAAAATACCACTACCAATAAAAGCAGCCCTTTCTCTGCCTCATTCTCCATTTTAGTcttgttttctttcatattttccgtAACTTTTGTAAAGAAACTGATTTGTCTCTCCTTTTCCTGAGTCTCCTTCCTCAGAACGCAGCTGTATGAGCAGGAAGCCAGCATCCTGACTCCCATTTTATTCCTAactcagcacacagcacacactcaataaatatgtttaatgaaTGGAAGAGTCATATCATAAAtggaataaagaaacaaaactttttatataaattgaGACACTTTTGCAAAGATAATATGGTTATAGATGAATGTTTTAAATAAGAAAGGCCAcccaaaaaaaatctttcctaaatatatatttcatatattgttAATTATGAATGCTGATGTTGGGTTGCTTTTTTGCCTGTGTAGTGTAGTAAGAACTCAAATTTGTATCTTTCATTCAAAGAGGGTAACATTTTTGAGTGCCTGCCCAGTGCAACACACTTTACATGCAGTCATATTAACTAATTCGCTTTAGGGTAGTTAAGGAAAACAATTTCCTCTTGTTCTAACTAGAAGTTACTTAGTAACTAAGTCTAATTCCCAGAATTCGAGTCTCTGAGAACAGTTCTACCAGAATTCTagcctctccccccgcccccgtctCTCTTGTTTGCATTGTATATACCATGTATGTCAAACATGGAAATACGATTGTATTTAAAGAAATGGCAAAATTAAAGGGTACATATCAGAATGGAATTCTAAAATAGGTTAATGTAGAGAACAGCAAG belongs to Bos indicus isolate NIAB-ARS_2022 breed Sahiwal x Tharparkar chromosome 13, NIAB-ARS_B.indTharparkar_mat_pri_1.0, whole genome shotgun sequence and includes:
- the ZMYND11 gene encoding zinc finger MYND domain-containing protein 11 isoform X6; translation: MIIFNKASNTMDEKIRIDWETENHDWYCFECHLPGEVLICDLCFRVYHSKCLSDEYRLRDSSSHWQCPVCRSIKKKNTNKQEMSTYLRFIVSRMKERAIDLNKKGKDNKHPMYRRLVHSAVDVPAIQEKVNEGKYRSYEEFKADAQLLLHNTVIFYGADSEQADIARMLYKDTCHELDELQLCKNCFYLSNARPDNWFCYPCIPNHELVWAKMKGFGFWPAKVMQKEDNQVDVRFFGHHHQRAWIPSENIQDITVNVHRLHVKRSMGWKKACDELELHQRFLREGRFWKSKNEDRGEEEAESSISSTSNEQLKVTQEPRAKKGRRNQSVEPKKEEPEPETEAVSSSQEIPTMPQPIEKVSVSTQTKKLSASSPRMLHRSTQTTSDGVCQSMCHDKYTKIFNDFKDRMKSDHKRETERVVREALEKLRSEMEEEKRQAVNKAVANMQGEMDRKCKQVKEKCKEEFVEEIKKLATQHKQLISQTKKKQWCYNCEEEAMYHCCWNTSYCSIKCQQEHWHAEHKRTCRRKR
- the ZMYND11 gene encoding zinc finger MYND domain-containing protein 11 isoform X4, with protein sequence MARLTKRRQADTKAIQHLWAAIEIIRNQKQIANIDRITKYMSRVHGMHPKETTRQLSLAVKDGLIVETLTVGCKGSKAGIEQEGYWLPGDEIDWETENHDWYCFECHLPGEVLICDLCFRVYHSKCLSDEYRLRDSSSHWQCPVCRSIKKKNTNKQEMSTYLRFIVSRMKERAIDLNKKGKDNKHPMYRRLVHSAVDVPAIQEKVNEGKYRSYEEFKADAQLLLHNTVIFYGADSEQADIARMLYKDTCHEIPNHELVWAKMKGFGFWPAKVMQKEDNQVDVRFFGHHHQRAWIPSENIQDITVNVHRLHVKRSMGWKKACDELELHQRFLREGRFWKSKNEDRGEEEAESSISSTSNEQLKVTQEPRAKKGRRNQSVEPKKEEPEPETEAVSSSQEIPTMPQPIEKVSVSTQTKKLSASSPRMLHRSTQTTSDGVCQSMCHDKYTKIFNDFKDRMKSDHKRETERVVREALEKLRSEMEEEKRQAVNKAVANMQGEMDRKCKQVKEKCKEEFVEEIKKLATQHKQLISQTKKKQWCYNCEEEAMYHCCWNTSYCSIKCQQEHWHAEHKRTCRRKR
- the ZMYND11 gene encoding zinc finger MYND domain-containing protein 11 isoform X5, giving the protein MARLTKRRQADTKAIQHLWAAIEIIRNQKQIANIDRITKYMSRVHGMHPKETTRQLSLAVKDGLIVETLTVGCKGSKAGIEQEGYWLPGDEISIKKKNTNKQEMSTYLRFIVSRMKERAIDLNKKGKDNKHPMYRRLVHSAVDVPAIQEKVNEGKYRSYEEFKADAQLLLHNTVIFYGADSEQADIARMLYKDTCHELDELQLCKNCFYLSNARPDNWFCYPCIPNHELVWAKMKGFGFWPAKVMQKEDNQVDVRFFGHHHQRAWIPSENIQDITVNVHRLHVKRSMGWKKACDELELHQRFLREGRFWKSKNEDRGEEEAESSISSTSNEQLKVTQEPRAKKGRRNQSVEPKKEEPEPETEAVSSSQEIPTMPQPIEKVSVSTQTKKLSASSPRMLHRSTQTTSDGVCQSMCHDKYTKIFNDFKDRMKSDHKRETERVVREALEKLRSEMEEEKRQAVNKAVANMQGEMDRKCKQVKEKCKEEFVEEIKKLATQHKQLISQTKKKQWCYNCEEEAMYHCCWNTSYCSIKCQQEHWHAEHKRTCRRKR
- the ZMYND11 gene encoding zinc finger MYND domain-containing protein 11 isoform X2; its protein translation is MARLTKRRQADTKAIQHLWAAIEIIRNQKQIANIDRITKYMSRVHGMHPKETTRQLSLAVKDGLIVETLTVGCKGSKAGIEQEGYWLPGDEIDWETENHDWYCFECHLPGEVLICDLCFRVYHSKCLSDEYRLRDSSSHWQCPVCRSIKKKNTNKQEMSTYLRFIVSRMKERAIDLNKKGKDNKHPMYRRLVHSAVDVPAIQEKVNEGKYRSYEEFKADAQLLLHNTVIFYGADSEQADIARMLYKDTCHELDELQLCKNCFYLSNARPDNWFCYPCIPNHELVWAKMKGFGFWPAKVMQKEDNQVDVRFFGHHHQRAWIPSENIQDITVNVHRLHVKRSMGWKKACDELELHQRFLREGRFWKSKNEDRGEEEAESSISSTSNEQLKVTQEPRAKKGRRNQSVEPKKEEPEPETEAVSSSQEIPTMPQPIEKVSVSTQTKKLSASSPRMLHRSTQTTSDGVCQSMCHDKYTKIFNDFKDRMKSDHKRETERVVREALEKLRSEMEEEKRQAVNKAVANMQGEMDRKCKQVKEKCKEEFVEEIKKLATQHKQLISQTKKKQWCYNCEEEAMYHCCWNTSYCSIKCQQEHWHAEHKRTCRRKR
- the ZMYND11 gene encoding zinc finger MYND domain-containing protein 11 isoform X3, giving the protein MARLTKRRQADTKAIQHLWAAIEIIRNQKQIANIDRITKYMSRVHGMHPKETTRQLSLAVKDGLIVETLTVGCKGSKAGIEQEGYWLPGDEIAYSMQPFFRTATPAKDWETENHDWYCFECHLPGEVLICDLCFRVYHSKCLSDEYRLRDSSSHWQCPVCRSIKKKNTNKQEMSTYLRFIVSRMKERAIDLNKKGKDNKHPMYRRLVHSAVDVPAIQEKVNEGKYRSYEEFKADAQLLLHNTVIFYGADSEQADIARMLYKDTCHEIPNHELVWAKMKGFGFWPAKVMQKEDNQVDVRFFGHHHQRAWIPSENIQDITVNVHRLHVKRSMGWKKACDELELHQRFLREGRFWKSKNEDRGEEEAESSISSTSNEQLKVTQEPRAKKGRRNQSVEPKKEEPEPETEAVSSSQEIPTMPQPIEKVSVSTQTKKLSASSPRMLHRSTQTTSDGVCQSMCHDKYTKIFNDFKDRMKSDHKRETERVVREALEKLRSEMEEEKRQAVNKAVANMQGEMDRKCKQVKEKCKEEFVEEIKKLATQHKQLISQTKKKQWCYNCEEEAMYHCCWNTSYCSIKCQQEHWHAEHKRTCRRKR
- the ZMYND11 gene encoding zinc finger MYND domain-containing protein 11 isoform X1 codes for the protein MARLTKRRQADTKAIQHLWAAIEIIRNQKQIANIDRITKYMSRVHGMHPKETTRQLSLAVKDGLIVETLTVGCKGSKAGIEQEGYWLPGDEIAYSMQPFFRTATPAKDWETENHDWYCFECHLPGEVLICDLCFRVYHSKCLSDEYRLRDSSSHWQCPVCRSIKKKNTNKQEMSTYLRFIVSRMKERAIDLNKKGKDNKHPMYRRLVHSAVDVPAIQEKVNEGKYRSYEEFKADAQLLLHNTVIFYGADSEQADIARMLYKDTCHELDELQLCKNCFYLSNARPDNWFCYPCIPNHELVWAKMKGFGFWPAKVMQKEDNQVDVRFFGHHHQRAWIPSENIQDITVNVHRLHVKRSMGWKKACDELELHQRFLREGRFWKSKNEDRGEEEAESSISSTSNEQLKVTQEPRAKKGRRNQSVEPKKEEPEPETEAVSSSQEIPTMPQPIEKVSVSTQTKKLSASSPRMLHRSTQTTSDGVCQSMCHDKYTKIFNDFKDRMKSDHKRETERVVREALEKLRSEMEEEKRQAVNKAVANMQGEMDRKCKQVKEKCKEEFVEEIKKLATQHKQLISQTKKKQWCYNCEEEAMYHCCWNTSYCSIKCQQEHWHAEHKRTCRRKR